The genome window ATGGAAAATCTCCTAACGAGCTCCTGCGGGCTGCAGATGGGGCTCTTTACCAAGCCAAACGGCTAGGACGCGATCGGGTAGCCGTCGCCTCCTATCTGTCAGAACAATCATCAACAAAATCTGAAGAGGCAATCCTTCCCCCTTCTCTATTACCCAATTAAAATCTAGGATGCCTTTTTCTTATCTTTGCGTGCTTTGTCCTTTTCCTGTTGCTTTTGACGTTTCTCTGCAACCTTAGCCGTGCGATCGGCTTCAATCTTAGCCAATCTCGCTTTTTCCTTTTCCTCAGCAATTTTATCGAGATAATATTTGTAATCACCTCGGTACAGCCGAAACTCCCCATCCCGAATTTCTACAATCTTGGTAGCCGTTTGGGAAATAAAGTAGCGATCGTGGGAGACGATGATGACCGTACCGTCATAGTCTCGAATAGCACCTTCCAGCATTTCCTTAGCGGGAATATCTAAATGGTTCGTCGGCTCATCTAAAATCAACAAATTGACAGGTTGCAGCAACATTTTTGCCAAAGCGAGTCGGGCTTTTTCGCCACCACTGAGGGACTCCACTCGCTTGAATACGGTATCGCCACTAAACAAAAAACGCCCCAGTAGAGTTCGGACTTCTTCATTTGTCCAATCGGGCATTTCATCGTGGATGGTATCCATGACGGTTTTATCAAGATCCAACGCTTCCGCTTGGTTCTGTTCAAAATAGCCTGGAATCACGTTGTGATCGCCCAGCTTTACCGTGCCTTCCGCCGGAGCTTCCATTCCGGTCATCAAGCGTAGTAGGGTCGATTTACCGGCACCATTAGGGCCCACGATCGCAATTTTGTCCCCCCGTTCAATGAGCAATTCTGCCCCCAGGAACAGCAACTTCTCTTCGTATAAATGGGTGAGGTTTTCAATCATCACCACTTCCCGGCCACTGCGCGGTGCTTCCGGAAATTTAAACCGTAGGGTTCTCACATCCGATTCCGGCGCTTCGATCAGTTCAATTTTTTCTAATTGCTTTTCGCGGCTCTTAGCTTGGGTGCTGCGGGTGGCACTGGCCCGGAAACGATCGACAAATTCCTGTTGCTTTTCAATTTCCTTCTGCTGCCGTTCGTAGGCAGCCTGTTGGGCACTTTTCTGCTCGGCTTTCTGCTCTAGGTATTTGGAATAGTTACCAAGATAGGTACTCGAAACGCCGCGCTCAGTTTCCACAATTTGGGTACAGAGCCGATCAAGGAACTCCCGGTCGTGGGAGACAATAACCATGGGGGTATTCAAACCCTTAAGGTAATTCTCTAACCATTCAATCGTATCCAAGTCCAAATGGTTAGTCGGTTCGTCCAGTAGCAGCAGATCGGGTTCCTGCAGAATCACCTTTGCCAACCCCATCCGCATCTGCCAACCACCACTGAAGGCACTCACAGGGCGATCGGCATCCTCCAACTCAAAGCCCATTTCCGGCAGAATTTTACCAATCTTACTATCCAACCCATAGCCATCCATGGCTTCAAACTGCCGTTGCAGCTTGTCCATTTTATTCAGCAAGCGATCCAATTCTTCT of Alkalinema sp. FACHB-956 contains these proteins:
- a CDS encoding ABC-F family ATP-binding cassette domain-containing protein — protein: MLRLERISKIYPTGEVLKDVNWEVKPGDRVGLVGVNGAGKSTQLKIIMGEIEPTDGVIIRPSSLRIAYLSQEFDVDEERTVRDELWKAFGEVNQVHEALQAVHHALETATPEELDRLLNKMDKLQRQFEAMDGYGLDSKIGKILPEMGFELEDADRPVSAFSGGWQMRMGLAKVILQEPDLLLLDEPTNHLDLDTIEWLENYLKGLNTPMVIVSHDREFLDRLCTQIVETERGVSSTYLGNYSKYLEQKAEQKSAQQAAYERQQKEIEKQQEFVDRFRASATRSTQAKSREKQLEKIELIEAPESDVRTLRFKFPEAPRSGREVVMIENLTHLYEEKLLFLGAELLIERGDKIAIVGPNGAGKSTLLRLMTGMEAPAEGTVKLGDHNVIPGYFEQNQAEALDLDKTVMDTIHDEMPDWTNEEVRTLLGRFLFSGDTVFKRVESLSGGEKARLALAKMLLQPVNLLILDEPTNHLDIPAKEMLEGAIRDYDGTVIIVSHDRYFISQTATKIVEIRDGEFRLYRGDYKYYLDKIAEEKEKARLAKIEADRTAKVAEKRQKQQEKDKARKDKKKAS